A single window of Jiangella alkaliphila DNA harbors:
- a CDS encoding FG-GAP repeat domain-containing protein — MRRSLPLALAAVLMLGAAAVPSSAAPRLRPHRVADLDVAWSASARPQAARALAVPAPGDVTGDGLADAVVRDPGPDSGSLRVYAHDGSPAGANPWPSFDVTSGDWDYADVLQLADVTGDGLPDVVARDPDAGNGTLWIYPNDGSGGSDPWPSRVSAGTNWNTYDQIQLGDVTGDGRPDLLTREPGAAAGTLWIHPHNGTTAGNPWTRPRYWAGTGWNLATVMTPADVTGDGHADMVVRDGGGALWVYPHNGTTTANPYTSRYGAGTGWNLATILLTADATGDGRPDVVIRDGSGALWVYPHSGAAAGTNPYTVPRYAAGTGWDASDALLAGDVTGDGRADLLGRAHAGDLWVYPTDADAPGGPWPERFAAGTRWAFENALLLGDLTGDGRPDLLARDRAATNGTLWIYPNTGATDADPWTAPRYFAGTGWNTVTELVLGDLTGDGRPDVLARDRRGELWIYPHNGSTSSNPWTVTRRWAGSGWSTAATLKLADVDGDGRPDLVDHERDGTLWVYPTSGAAPVRIGGDWSDTDVLAAGDVTGDGRPDLVSRDAAGDLWLHPHDGATATDPWTAREPAGSGWEFASAFLL; from the coding sequence ATGAGACGTTCCCTCCCGCTGGCGCTCGCCGCGGTGCTGATGCTCGGCGCCGCCGCCGTGCCGTCGTCCGCCGCGCCCCGGCTGCGCCCGCACCGGGTCGCCGACCTCGACGTCGCCTGGTCGGCCTCGGCGCGACCCCAGGCGGCGCGGGCGCTCGCCGTCCCCGCGCCCGGCGACGTCACCGGCGACGGGCTGGCCGACGCCGTCGTCCGCGACCCCGGCCCGGACAGCGGCAGCCTGCGCGTCTACGCCCACGACGGCAGCCCGGCCGGCGCCAACCCGTGGCCGTCGTTCGACGTCACCAGCGGCGACTGGGACTACGCCGACGTCCTGCAGCTGGCGGACGTCACCGGCGACGGCCTGCCCGACGTCGTCGCCCGCGACCCCGACGCCGGCAACGGCACGCTGTGGATCTACCCGAACGACGGCTCCGGCGGGTCCGACCCGTGGCCGTCGCGCGTCTCGGCCGGGACGAACTGGAACACCTACGACCAGATCCAGCTCGGCGACGTCACCGGCGACGGCCGGCCGGACCTGCTGACCCGCGAGCCCGGCGCCGCCGCGGGGACGCTGTGGATCCACCCGCACAACGGCACGACCGCCGGGAACCCGTGGACCCGGCCGCGGTACTGGGCCGGCACCGGCTGGAACCTCGCCACCGTCATGACCCCGGCCGACGTCACCGGCGACGGCCACGCGGACATGGTGGTGCGCGACGGCGGCGGCGCGCTGTGGGTCTACCCGCACAACGGCACCACCACCGCCAACCCGTACACGTCGCGCTACGGCGCCGGCACCGGCTGGAACCTGGCGACGATCCTGCTCACCGCCGACGCGACCGGCGACGGCCGGCCCGACGTCGTGATCCGTGACGGGTCCGGCGCGCTGTGGGTGTACCCGCACAGCGGGGCGGCCGCCGGGACCAACCCGTACACCGTCCCCCGCTACGCCGCCGGGACCGGCTGGGACGCGTCCGACGCGCTGCTGGCCGGCGACGTCACCGGCGACGGCCGCGCCGACCTGCTCGGGCGGGCACACGCCGGCGACCTGTGGGTGTACCCGACCGACGCCGACGCCCCCGGCGGGCCGTGGCCGGAGCGGTTCGCCGCCGGCACGCGGTGGGCGTTCGAGAACGCGCTGCTGCTCGGCGACCTGACCGGCGACGGCCGGCCGGACCTGCTCGCGCGGGACCGGGCCGCGACCAACGGGACGCTCTGGATCTACCCGAACACCGGCGCCACCGACGCCGACCCGTGGACGGCGCCCCGGTACTTCGCCGGCACCGGCTGGAACACCGTCACCGAGCTGGTCCTGGGCGACCTCACCGGCGACGGACGCCCCGACGTCCTGGCCCGCGACCGGCGCGGCGAACTGTGGATCTACCCGCACAACGGCTCGACGTCGTCGAACCCGTGGACCGTCACCCGGCGCTGGGCCGGCAGCGGCTGGTCCACCGCGGCGACGCTGAAGCTGGCCGACGTCGACGGCGACGGCCGCCCCGACCTCGTCGACCACGAGCGGGACGGCACGCTGTGGGTCTACCCGACCAGCGGCGCCGCGCCGGTCCGGATCGGCGGCGACTGGTCGGACACCGACGTGCTGGCCGCCGGCGACGTCACCGGCGACGGCCGGCCCGACCTCGTCAGCCGCGACGCCGCCGGCGACCTGTGGCTGCACCCGCACGACGGCGCCACGGCCACCGACCCGTGGACCGCTCGCGAACCGGCCGGCTCCGGCTGGGAGTTCGCCTCCGCCTTCCTCCTCTGA
- a CDS encoding IS1380 family transposase, with the protein MQLSHTRPVVSAAFDEPNLVSSAGLVPAMALAGEARLRELGDEHLSVPTDKGANAGLKLSGLVAGMTAGADSIDDMALLRHGAMGKVFAGIYAPSTLGSFLRAFTFGHVRQADAIASRFLINLTQRTALLGETADTATVMVDIDDTIVEVHGYQKQGAGFGYSGVRGLNAVLATVSSQTFAPVIAAQRLRNGSAGSPRGATRLATDALALIRRTHLAGRDVLVRADSAFYSHALVTAALKAGANVSITVRMDPAVKRAIAGIAETAWTTIKYTDAVYDETTRTWNSRAEVAEVPFTAFTSKNKTDQIPGRLVVRRIPDLNPRNSEGQDTLFDSWRFHAFFTTTDTTEMDTVAADQTHRAHAVIENVHADLKASALAHLPSGVFNANAAWLVCAVMAFNLTRAAATLTKTPTLTRATTATIRRKLITVPARIATSARRLTLHLPTNWPWQTAWSTLYNALFPRPATTHT; encoded by the coding sequence ATGCAACTCTCTCACACCCGACCGGTCGTCTCGGCGGCCTTCGATGAGCCCAACCTCGTGTCGTCGGCGGGCCTGGTCCCGGCGATGGCCCTGGCCGGCGAGGCACGGCTGCGCGAGCTGGGCGATGAGCACCTGAGCGTGCCGACGGACAAGGGCGCCAACGCCGGGCTGAAGCTGTCGGGCCTGGTCGCCGGCATGACCGCCGGCGCGGACAGCATCGACGACATGGCCCTGCTACGCCACGGCGCGATGGGGAAGGTCTTCGCCGGCATCTACGCCCCCTCCACACTTGGCTCGTTCCTGCGCGCCTTCACCTTCGGCCATGTCCGCCAAGCCGACGCGATCGCCTCTCGGTTTCTGATCAACCTGACCCAGCGCACGGCCCTGCTGGGCGAGACCGCAGACACCGCGACGGTGATGGTCGACATCGACGACACCATCGTGGAGGTACACGGCTATCAGAAGCAGGGCGCGGGGTTCGGGTACTCCGGGGTGCGGGGCCTGAACGCCGTGCTGGCCACCGTTTCCAGCCAGACCTTCGCGCCGGTGATCGCCGCCCAGCGCCTGCGCAACGGCTCGGCCGGGTCCCCACGCGGGGCGACGCGTCTGGCCACCGACGCCCTCGCCCTGATCCGCCGCACCCACCTGGCCGGCCGAGACGTGCTGGTCCGGGCGGACTCGGCGTTCTACTCCCACGCCCTGGTCACCGCAGCGTTGAAGGCCGGCGCGAACGTCTCGATCACCGTGCGGATGGACCCGGCGGTCAAACGCGCCATCGCCGGCATCGCCGAGACCGCCTGGACCACGATCAAATACACCGACGCCGTCTACGACGAGACCACCAGAACATGGAACTCTCGTGCCGAGGTCGCCGAGGTTCCCTTCACCGCGTTCACCTCCAAGAACAAGACCGACCAGATCCCCGGCCGGCTCGTGGTCCGCCGTATCCCCGATCTCAACCCCCGCAACAGCGAAGGCCAGGACACGTTGTTCGATTCCTGGCGCTTCCACGCCTTCTTCACCACCACCGACACCACCGAGATGGACACCGTCGCCGCGGACCAGACCCACCGGGCCCACGCGGTCATCGAGAACGTCCACGCCGACCTCAAGGCCTCCGCGCTGGCCCACCTGCCCTCCGGGGTGTTCAACGCCAACGCGGCCTGGCTCGTCTGCGCGGTCATGGCGTTCAACCTCACCCGCGCCGCCGCGACCCTGACCAAGACCCCCACTCTGACCAGGGCGACCACCGCGACGATCCGCCGCAAACTCATCACCGTCCCCGCCCGGATCGCCACCTCCGCCCGGCGTCTGACCCTGCACCTGCCGACCAACTGGCCCTGGCAGACCGCGTGGTCCACGCTCTACAACGCCCTCTTCCCCCGGCCCGCCACGACACACACCTGA